The following coding sequences are from one Ursus arctos isolate Adak ecotype North America unplaced genomic scaffold, UrsArc2.0 scaffold_23, whole genome shotgun sequence window:
- the LOC130541833 gene encoding vitamin D 25-hydroxylase isoform X3, producing MDQGKNDPSCTFSKENLIFSVGELIIAGTETTTNVLRWAILFMALYPNIQGQVQKEIDLIMGPTGKPCWDDKSKMPYTEAVLHEVLRFCNIVPLGIFHATSEDAVVRGYSIPKGTTIITNLYSVHFDEKYWRNPEIFSPERFLDSSGYFAKKEALVPFSIGKRHCLGEQLARMEMFLFFTALLQRFHLHFPHGLVPDLKPRLGMTLQPQPYLICAERR from the exons ATGGATCAAGGTAAAAATGACCCATCATGtactttctccaaagaaaacctCATTTTTTCCGTGGGTGAACTCATCATTGCGGGAACCGAAACTACCACCAATGTGCTACGGTGGGCAATTCTTTTCATGGCCCTTTACCCTAACATTCAAG GACAAGTTCAGAAAGAGATCGATTTAATTATGGGACCCACTGGGAAGCCTTGTTGGGATGACAAAAGCAAAATGCCTTATACGGAGGCGGTTCTGCACGAAGTTTTAAGGTTCTGTAATATCGTGCCATTAGGGATTTTCCACGCAACCTCTGAAGACGCAGTCGTACGTGGTTATTCCATTCCTAAGGGCACAACAATAATTACCAACCTTTATTCTGTACACTTTGATGAAAAGTACTGGAGAAACCCAGAAATATTCTCTCCTGAGCGATTTCTGGACAGCAGTGGATATTTTGCCAAGAAGGAGGCTTTGGTTCCTTTTTCTATAG GGAAAAGACATTGCCTCGGAGAGCAGCTGGCTCGGATGGAGATGTTCCTGTTTTTCACAGCATTGCTCCAGCGGTTTCACTTGCATTTCCCGCACGGGCTGGTGCCGGATCTGAAGCCCAGATTAGGCATGACATTGCAACCCCAGCCCTACCTCATCTGTGCAGAAAGACGCTGA